A genomic stretch from Pithys albifrons albifrons isolate INPA30051 chromosome 28, PitAlb_v1, whole genome shotgun sequence includes:
- the NRAS gene encoding GTPase NRas, with protein MTEYKLVVVGAGGVGKSALTIQLIQNHFVDEYDPTIEDSYRKQVVIDGETCLLDILDTAGQEEYSAMRDQYMRTGEGFLCVFAINNSKSFADINLYREQIKRVKDSDDVPMVLVGNKCDLPTRTVDTKQAQELAKSYGIPFIETSAKTRQGVEDAFYTLVREIRQYRMKKLNSSEDGNQGCMGLSCAVM; from the exons ATGACCGAGTACAAGCTGGTCGTGGTGGGCGCGGGCGGCGTCGGCAAGAGCGCGCTGACCATCCAGCTCATCCAGAACCACTTCGTGGACGAGTACGATCCCACCATCGAG gacTCCTACCGAAAGCAGGTGGTGATCGACGGCGAGACGTGTCTGCTGGACATCCTGGACACGGCGGGGCAGGAGGAGTACAGTGCCATGAGGGACCAGTACATGAGGACTGGCGAGGGCTTCCTCTGTGTCTTTGCCATCAACAACAGCAAATCCTTCGCTGACATCAACCTCTACAG AGAACAGATCAAGAGGGTGAAAGACTCAGATGACGTGCCCATGGTGCTGGTTGGGAACAAGTGTGACCTGCCCACGAGGACAGTGGACACAAAACAGGCTCAAGAATTAGCCAAGAGCTATGGAATCCCCTTCATAGAGACCTCTGCAAAAACGAGACAG GGCGTGGAAGATGCTTTTTACACCCTGGTGAGGGAGATCCGGCAGTACCGGATGAAAAAGCTCAACAGCAGCGAGGATGGGAACCAGGGCTGCATGGGCCTGTCCTGTGCTGTGATGTGA